The nucleotide sequence GCGCCGCCACGGCTGCGAGCGCCTGTACGCGGTCGGCCCGCTGTCGCGCGCCGCGGTGGCGGCCTTCGGCGCCGGTGCCCGGCACTTCGAGAGCCACGTGGACCTGGCGACAGCACTGCGCGGGGAGATCGGCCCAGGCGTGACCGCACTGATCAAGGGCTCGCGCAGCATGCACATGGAGCAGGTCGTGCAGGCGCTTCTGGCGCCAACGGCGGATGCCGATACTGCAAGCGGCAATCATTAAAAGGACCACGCCATGCTCCTGTACCTGACCGAATACCTGCAGCAGTTCTACGGCGGCTTCCGCCTGTTCGAGTACCTCACCTTCCGCGGTGTGCTCGGCGTGCTGACCGCGCTGGTGATCGCGCTGTGGGTCGGGCCGGGCATGATCCGGCGCCTGACCTTCATGCGCATCGGCCAGCCGGTGCGCGACGACGGCCCGCAGTCACACCTGTCCAAGGCCGGCACGCCGACCATGGGCGGCACGCTGATCCTGGTGGCGGTCGCGGTGGCGACGCTGCTGTGGGCGGATCTCGGCAACCGCTACGTCTGGATCGCGCTGCTGACCACGCTGGCCTACGGCGCGATCGGCTTCGTGGACGACTACCGCAAGCTCAAGTACGGCAACGCCAGGGGCCTGTCGGCGCGCTGGAAGTATTTCTGGCAGACGGTCTGCGGCTTCGGCGCCGGCTTCGCGCTGCTGCTCACCGCCAAGCTGCCGGTCGAGACCACGCTGTACGTGCCGGTCTTCAAGGAGATCGCCATCCCGCTGGCCGGCTATGCCGGCGGGCTGGTGTTCGTGGTCTGGACCTATCTGGTGATCGCCGGCAGCAGCAACGCGGTCAATCTGACCGACGGCCTCGACGGGCTGGCCATCATGCCCTCGGTGCTGGTGGCCTCGGCCCTGGGCGTGTTCGCCTACGCCGCCGGCAACGTCAAGATCGCGACCTACCTCGGCATTCCCTACGTGCCCGGCGTGGGCGAGGTGGCGATCTTCTGCGTCGCCATCGGCGGTGCCGGCCTGGGATTCCTGTGGTTCAACACCTATCCGGCGCAGGTCTTCATGGGCGACGTCGGTGCGCTGGCGCTGGGCGCGGCACTGGGCGTGGTGGCGGTGATGGTGCGGCAGGAGTTCGTGCTGCTGATCATGGGCGGCGTGTTCGTGGCCGAGACCGTGTCGGTCATCCTGCAGGTAGCCTCGTTCAAGCTGACCGGCAAGCGCATCTTCCGCATGGCGCCGCTGCACCACCATTTCGAGCTCAAGGGCTGGCCGGAGCCCAAGATCATCGTGCGCTTCTGGATCATCACCCTGGTGCTGGTGCTGATCGGCCTGGCCACGCTCAAGGTGCGGTGACGGACGGATGAACGACTACGCGGGCAAGCTGTACGTGGTCGCCGGGCTCGGCAAGACCGGGCTGTCGGCCGTGCGCTTCCTGCGCCGCCAGGGCGCGCGCGTGCGCGCCACCGACACGCGCGCGGAGCCGCCGATGCTGGCCGCGCTGCGGCGCGATTACCCGGAGGTCGAGTTCGTGAGCGGCCTGCCGGAGTCCGCGCTCGAGGGCGCCAGCGCGGTGGTCAGCTCGCCCGGGCTGGACCTGCGCCTGCCGTTCTTCACCGCCGCCGGCATGCGCGGCCTGCCGGTGTTCGGCGACATCGAGCTGTTCGCGCGCACGCTGCGCGCCCGCGAGGCTGTCCCGGTCGTCGCGATCACCGGTTCCAACGGCAAGAGCACGGTGACCACGCTGGTCGGCGAGATGGCGAGGAAGGCCGGCCGTCGGGTCGCGGTCGGCGGCAACCTCGGCACGCCGGCGCTGGACCTGCTCGACGACGCCGTCGAGCTGTACGTGCTCGAGCTGTCGAGCTTCCAGCTCGAGCTGACCGAGTCGCTCGACGCCAGCGCGGCCGTGGTGCTGAACCTGAGCCCGGATCACATCGACCGCCACGGCACGCTGGAACACTATGCCGCGCTCAAGGCGCGTATCTATCGCGGTCGCGGCCATTGCGTGATCAATCGCGACGACCCGCGGGTGACGGCGATGACGCCGGCCGGCCGCCCGGTCACCGGCTTCTCCCTGCAGCCGCCGCAGGGCGATGACGACTACGGCCTGGTGCAGGCGCACGACGAAATCTGGCTGGCGCGGGGCGGCGAGCGGCTGCTGCCGCTGTCGGCGCTGCGCATCCGCGGCCTGCACAATGCCGCCAACGCCCTGGCCGCGCTGGCGCTGGGCGAGGCAGTGCAGTTGCCGCGCGCGGCCATGCTCGCGGCGCTGCGTGAGTTTCCGGGCCTGCCGCACCGCTGCCAGTGGGTGGCCGAGCGCCGCGGGGTGAACTGGTACAACGATTCCAAGGGCACCAACGTCGGCGCGACACTGGCGGCACTCACCGGCATGCCCGGGCCGATCGTCCTGCTGGCCGGCGGCCTGGCCAAGGGCGGCGACTTCGCGCCGTTGAAGCCGGTGCTGGCCGACAAGGGCAGGGCACTGGTGCTGTTCGGGCAGGACGCGATGCTGATCGAGCGCGCCGTGAGCGGTGCGCTGCCGGTGTATCACGCGCCGGATCTCGACCAGGCGGTGCAGCGGGCGGCCGACGTGGCGCAGCCCGGCGACACCGTGCTGCTGTCGCCGGCCTGCGCCAGCTTCGACATGTTCAGCGGCTACGAGCAGCGCGGCGAGCGCTTCATGGCCGCGGTCCGGGGACTGCCTGCATGAGCGCCCTGGCCCAGGATCTGCGCAGCCGCGTGCTCGAGCAGCGCATGCGCTACCTCGACGGCGGCCTGGTGCTGGCGGCGCTGGGCCTTTTGCTGCTGGGCCTGATCATGGTGGCCTCGGCCTCGGTGGCGGTGGCCGAACGCCACACCGGCGAGACCTTCTACTACTTCTATCGCCAGCTGGCGTTCGCGGCGGCGGGGCTGGGTTTCGGCGCCGCGCTGTTCAACGTGCCGATGCGCTGGTGGGAGAAGAGCGGCTTCTTCCTGCTGGTGCTGGCGCTGCTGTTGCTGGCCCTGGTGTTCCTGCCGGGCATCGGCCGCGAGGTCAACGGCGCACGGCGCTGGATCGACCTTGGGCCCGTCAACCTGCAGGCCTCCGAGGTCGCGCGCCTGCTGCTGCTCATGTACCTGGCCAGCTATGCCGTACGCCGCAACGAGGAGATCCGCACGCGCCTGCGCGGCCTGCTCAAGCCGGGCCTGCCGCTGGGCCTGGCCTGCGCGCTGATGCTGCTCGAGCCGGACTACGGCGCGGCCGTCATCCTGCTGGCGGTGAGTCTGATCCTGCTGTTCATGGCCGGTGCGCGCCTGCCGCATCTCG is from Nevskiales bacterium and encodes:
- the mraY gene encoding phospho-N-acetylmuramoyl-pentapeptide-transferase is translated as MLLYLTEYLQQFYGGFRLFEYLTFRGVLGVLTALVIALWVGPGMIRRLTFMRIGQPVRDDGPQSHLSKAGTPTMGGTLILVAVAVATLLWADLGNRYVWIALLTTLAYGAIGFVDDYRKLKYGNARGLSARWKYFWQTVCGFGAGFALLLTAKLPVETTLYVPVFKEIAIPLAGYAGGLVFVVWTYLVIAGSSNAVNLTDGLDGLAIMPSVLVASALGVFAYAAGNVKIATYLGIPYVPGVGEVAIFCVAIGGAGLGFLWFNTYPAQVFMGDVGALALGAALGVVAVMVRQEFVLLIMGGVFVAETVSVILQVASFKLTGKRIFRMAPLHHHFELKGWPEPKIIVRFWIITLVLVLIGLATLKVR
- the murD gene encoding UDP-N-acetylmuramoyl-L-alanine--D-glutamate ligase, yielding MNDYAGKLYVVAGLGKTGLSAVRFLRRQGARVRATDTRAEPPMLAALRRDYPEVEFVSGLPESALEGASAVVSSPGLDLRLPFFTAAGMRGLPVFGDIELFARTLRAREAVPVVAITGSNGKSTVTTLVGEMARKAGRRVAVGGNLGTPALDLLDDAVELYVLELSSFQLELTESLDASAAVVLNLSPDHIDRHGTLEHYAALKARIYRGRGHCVINRDDPRVTAMTPAGRPVTGFSLQPPQGDDDYGLVQAHDEIWLARGGERLLPLSALRIRGLHNAANALAALALGEAVQLPRAAMLAALREFPGLPHRCQWVAERRGVNWYNDSKGTNVGATLAALTGMPGPIVLLAGGLAKGGDFAPLKPVLADKGRALVLFGQDAMLIERAVSGALPVYHAPDLDQAVQRAADVAQPGDTVLLSPACASFDMFSGYEQRGERFMAAVRGLPA
- the ftsW gene encoding putative lipid II flippase FtsW, which produces MSALAQDLRSRVLEQRMRYLDGGLVLAALGLLLLGLIMVASASVAVAERHTGETFYYFYRQLAFAAAGLGFGAALFNVPMRWWEKSGFFLLVLALLLLALVFLPGIGREVNGARRWIDLGPVNLQASEVARLLLLMYLASYAVRRNEEIRTRLRGLLKPGLPLGLACALMLLEPDYGAAVILLAVSLILLFMAGARLPHLGLLLVAMAAGAAALAVTSPYRLKRLVSFTNPWEHPFESGFQLTQSLIAIGRGEWTGVGLGNSVQKLLYLPETHTDFLFAVLAEELGLLGGLTVMLLFGLLVWRGFAIAGRALQNGQAFSAYLAYALASWVGLQAYVNIAVNMGLLPTKGLTLPLMSYGGSSLIVMLAVVAILMRIDFEARQAALDPPKPKRERV